From the Eschrichtius robustus isolate mEscRob2 chromosome 3, mEscRob2.pri, whole genome shotgun sequence genome, the window GGCTCCCCATGGACCCAGTGTCACACCGCTTTGTGCCTCCCCACCATCTGCCTCTGCCTAGAGGACCAGAGCTGCTCTGTGcctgtcctgccactcacagggGAGCTTCTTCATGTCTCAGCTGGACAGTGAAGAACTTGTAGGTGATTTCTCCTCCTTCATCCCATTTTTAACCAGTTCTCTGGGTAATTAGGGATGGGGAACCTAAGAAAGAAGGCCACCTCCTGAAGAAGCAGGGAGCCTCTGTCATAATTTATGGTCCCTTTCATTAGCTTTGAGCTGAAAATATCTGCTCCTGAGGAAATTTCAGAGACCTAAATAAAAGCTTTTGTAATCAGAAATCAAAACATCATAAATCCCTCAAGCTCACTATGGaccttcatattttttaaaagaaatatagtcACCCAatgctaatttctttttttccctcatgcCAATTTTCTAAAAGCCAAATTTTTGCTTACAAATTAGCTCTAGGTGAGTTGCCCACAGgatatatttgtgtgttttttgtgaATTGCTAGTTGAAAAATTAGCTTGCTTCCATCTATATTAATGCCTTCTATGATCATTTTTAGGGTTAGATATATATTTGTGAACTAATTGAAATTCAAAACTTTTCTCTCCATCATTGCTATAAAATATTCAGCAGATAACTGTTcgaaaaatatgaaatgaaaaaggaagcagGAGCTCGTGATGGGGAAGAAAACACATGGTCAGAGAGTGAGACCAAAGCACTGGCCTGGGCAGGCAGGAGGAAGTCTCAGGTACTGTGACCCAGGTGAGGTGAGAGAGGAAAGACCCCACATGACGACTGGAAAGGGACCATCAGAGGGACACAGAGGAGCCGAGGGAATGGGGAGGACCGTGCTGAAATCAGGGGGAGGATAGTGCATTCCAGATGAAGGCGGGGTCAATGAAAACTACCCAAAACAGAGATTTTTATGTAGAGGATTGGGATTTAGAGTCAGGAAGATTAGAAAGAACTTTAAGGACAGAGGAAGCACATGGCTATCAGCCCAGGAGCCCTCTCACTTCTGTCGCCTGGATGAGGGTCACCTGGATGAGGGTCACCTGGATGAGGGAAATGGCCAACGGACTCGCCTCGCTCCTGCAGGAATTTCCCTCCAAATCATCCTCTTCCCTGTCAGAGAagcctcgtgtgtgtgtgtgtgtgtgtgtgtgtgtgtgtgtctgtgtgtgtgtctgtgcgtgtgtttaaatgtaaatgttcattttgttttattatgaaaagaaaatgtgtttttgcGGAAACCTGGAAAATATGTAGACTGGAAAATACAAATAATCAGCAATCATGGCCACCGTTAACTCTAGGGATTattgttctttctctatttgcactTTTATATATCTTTGCTTATAAGATGAATGCAATATTTTATCTTGCTCTGTTCACTGACTTTATATAAGCAGCAGTTTTTATTCCTATAAAACATGAGAGAAGCTTAGTTTCAAATCTTAACCAATTTTCCTCCAGGAAGTCATACAAAGCAAAAAGGAGCACAGGACACATATgcatagatacatacacacagagacatacacacTACATCTTCAGTGAATCTGGGATACAGAGAAATCCTGCAGCCTCTGAATGATGTGTGGGTATGGCCAAGGTGAGGGTCTCACACATCCTGCACGGGCAGCTGTGGATGGGGCCATGGAGAATAGCAAGGGCACAGGCACTTAGCAATGGCAAGTCTCAGGAATAACCTGCCAATACTCACTGCCAGGAGAGAGTTCTACCCTGAGTGGGAACACTTATGAACAGGACTAAGATAAAACTGGGGGTGTCTGCGGGACACTGAATTACTTATGGCAGATTGGAGTGGCAGATCTCAGGAAGCAGCATCTTAGCAAAGGGAGTGGAGCCCCTTGGAATGCAGAGGTAGGTCccctggtggcagaggccagtggaGATACGGAGCTGAGGAGTGGGTGGGGGTCACAGGGCTGGCTTCAGACCTCCCCTGAACCACATCGTGTCCTGAGAGTCCAGATGAAATGACTACCCGTCTTTCACTGTAGCAACAGAAGGGGGAACCCTTGAGCAGAGGAACCTGGAAAACGATCCGCCAAGTCCTTCCCCACCTCTACTGCCTCCACAGGAACCTCCTGCTAAAAGTTGGTCTGGGAAAATCCAACTTTGCAGACGTGTAACAAAAAGACATAAACACAGAAACCATAAGACATCATTAAATGGTGTGGAAAATTGCACTGAAATTCATTCTTGCAAAAACACACAGGAGACAAATGATGCagcaaaaaagatgaaaagaataacCTCTCATCTGAACATGAATATTACAATTTTCATGGAACAATTGAAGTTATGAAGAAAGGccacaaataataaaaacaaatatttgtttactaaGAACCTAACATGAGACAGATCCTGGTTGTGAACATGGAGCTTTTAGTTGACCTGTGCCTGAGTCTTAGTTTACAAAGGTGACGACATGGAGGGGTCGATGCAATTGGAAATGTTTATCACTTACATTTCCAAAGAGAAGGAGGTACATCATGTCTCACAGGGCCACATGGGGTTGCACTGGGTTTTGGGGGCAGCAGCAGgagtgatgggaaaacagaggtcACAGCCTTTACTGTGTTttccatgggaaaggaaagacagGGCAGGAGAAACAGTTTAGgactggctagtttgaataattccagAGGGCTTTGGGGAATaggggctgtctctagttgcctGGTGCCTGGCCCTGGGATGGTTTAGGGGAAGGGAAATACTGGCTTGGTGTATGACAGTTAGAAAGGAGGTGGGGTATAGACTTGGGATTGGTTGGTTTGATAGGAAAGGTGGAATTAGCTATCTCTGGGAGGGATAGTCTCTCCCCAGCCCTCAGTGGTCCCTAAAGATGTCAAAACATTGCAAATATaggaaacaaaaaatatgatTATTACAATAGTTTACTAGGAAAGACAGACAATTAAACAAGCAGTTACAGTAACTCATGTTATGGGTGAACAAACTGGGGGACCTAAGTTAGTCTGGATGTCAGGAAAGATGTAGAAAGAATAGGACGCTccattttcctaaatatttattgttcctttgacttctgttttgtgaattttcttttttaaaaaataatgccgATTTATCTTTCAGCTCttagtgttttcttattgatcACATTAGATTTTGCAAGTTACTAACTCAAGTAATTTTGTCATTTATGTTCCCAAGAAAAGATACAAATTGTGATTGGGGTTTTATTAATTATGTagattattgtttcttttgaAGAGAATGGTATGATTCTTCATAATTCAACTCTTCTGTAGGTCACTTTGTAGTTTTGTTCATCTGGgttctgaataatttttattcaggtgatttctaaatatttcatgtttaGTGGCTGTTACATACAGGGACATTTCTGCTCATGAATTCAACTCAGAGTTTGTTAATATATAGCATGTGGTCAATTCAGAGAATTTTCTTACTAGTTCTAATCACTtgcaaatcaatttttaaattttctaactcTATAATCATCTTGTTTGCAAATGATGATagtttttgacatctttatatatatatatatacacacacacacacttatgtaCATATGTATCTGACATATATTTTGTGTTATTTAATTTGTAAGAATTTTAGGACAAAACTAATTTAGAATGATGATTGGTGCATTACAACTTTTGTTCATTTGCAGCAAATTGTTTTCGTCATCCCATTGATACTCCTTTTACTCTAAATTTTCTAAGATCTTTTTATTGAGATCTAAGATTGAATGttattaaattctttttcagaatttattGGGACAgttatgtgtatatttttctgaCTGACATTTGAGGCCTTTAAACGATAGATTCTTTGAGCTTGGAAAGAGCACAACTAAAGGACCTGAGGTGTGGAGAGGTGATGTCACTGACTCAAAGTCACGAGTGAAGGTAGTGGTAAGGTTGGGACTAGAACTCAGCCCCTCCACTCAGAGATACGGCTCCCAACTGCATATAGAAGGAGGCAAACTTACTAAAAATTCCTGAGTTATGAGTTAGTTATGGTCTATGCCCACATTTTACCTTCTCAGTTTCCCTTCCTCATCGGGCCCGTCGAAAACCTCAACAGAGGTCACATCAGAGATCTCATTGTTGCCCCTGAGTTCATCCTGTTGGAAGACTCTGCCTCCTGATTCTACATCTTTCCCAGGGTCTCTAACTGGACAGTATTGTGCAACGTCTGGAACAAGCATGTATGCAAGTTGTCACAGTGGgtgttcttattattttttccttcccattaattattttgtttatgaAGCTTAATTGTGAGAGCTTTATTTGAATGGCAAAGGTTTAAATAAAGCTATATCTAACATATAATTGAGAGTGTGTTGAGCATTAATGTTTttgtgaattgaaaaaaaaagactgctacctgttccttttcttaaaaaccaGAACACTTCTTTGTACACTTCTCATGCTGATCTCCTACAGGAACAGAGTGTGACAACTATTGCTTTCGTTCTTGTACACCCTCCACTATCCAGTGGCTGCCTTGCCCTCCCATGAGCCTTAACGAATTTCTTCATCTAACAAGGATCTCTTCCTCTATGTCTAGAGTGATCAACAGCTTTTATCTCTGGCTGTACATTATAATCAGCtgggtatctttttaaaaatattgatgtgGAACCCTATTCTCAGATATTCAGAATCAGTGGTGTCCTGGCATCATTTTTAAAGGCTGCCTACTGAGAAACGCTGGTGCAGACTCTTGAATTTGGCTTCAGCCATGCCCCGTCTACTGTTTCTTTTGTGCTGATGGTCAGCATTACTATCTAACTTCTCAGGtgtttctgcttctctctccaatTTGACTGTGAACTCTTTGAGTGCAGGGGCTAAGATTTGTTTGTCAGTATTTTTCACAGGACTGGGGCAGAGTTGGTCACAGATTAAAGGCCCAGATGTGGGTGAGATTGTTATGATAACTGTTTCCTGTAGCCCATGACTTCATCCCTGTTTCCATGAGACGCCCGTGTGAGTTTTGGATGCCTTGAGATTGGGACATTGTATTAGTGGAGAGAGATGGGGCAACAGGAGGACATTCCTAGAGAGATACTTGCCAGGAAACTCTTTTCCCATCCCTATCCCAACTCATGCATTCTGAGTTGGTAGCCAAACTTACCACAAAGGCATTTAGTTCCTGGTTCTTGAAGGGAGGGAATGCAAGCTTGAAATTTAGTCATTTTCCTCGTCCTTGTTATCAAATTCATCATCAACACCAACAGCAGCTTTGTCATCATTAGGCATCTATTTTCTATAGTAGATGTTTCTAGAAGTGCCTTGTGAGGAGCTACATAAATAAGTATATCTTATGAAAAGagttggagggcttccctggtggcacagtggttgagagtctgcctgccaatgcagggcacacgggttcgagccccggtccgggaagatcccacatgccgcggagcaactgggcccgtgagccacaattgctgagcctgcgcgtctggagcctgtgctccgcaacaagagaggctgccatggtgagaggcccgcgcgctgtgatgaagagtggcccccacttgccgcaactggagaaggccctcgcacagaaacgaagacccaacacagccataaataaattaaataaataaataattaaaaaaaaataatccttatggcaaagtagcataaaaaaaaaaaaaaaaagagttggataCCACAGGGAACTTTCCATAAGTGGGAACATCCAACATTAAATTTTCTCATCCTAGGTGTCTATGATCTGGGGTAGaaggaaaggttttttttctgtgcagtttcttgctttgttttttttttggttttattttttaattatggaaAGAATTCCTTATGTACACTAATTTTCTTGCATGTTAAGAAAACTCACTTGTTTTCTTATTGGTTACCACAGTGTAGGTGTGCCCATGTCTCTGTGTGTGAATATGTtgagtgtgtgtatgcgtgtgtgcacatgtgcacatagaaagagagaaacatattgaaggagaaagaaggagggagagagagagatggtgtgGGAggaaaggatgggagggagagagacttcTCAGAAATATTACAAGTCAGTAGAAGTATAGACAGGGCTACCAAGCCTCTCATTGTGCGTTCCATGAGACAGGGCAGAATTAAAGCACAACATCAACCAAAGTCAACCCTCCATACGTAAGACCATTTTATACCCCCAACTCCACAGGCTAACCCAAGCACAATTACAAACATGTTAGCCTTTGAGATCCAACATGAGGGATTCTTAGAGTAGCAGCTCTGTAAAAGATTTTGGTGCACTGTTTGAGGGAATCTATTCCCACACACACAGGTTCATGGACTTGACCTAATTAAAAGTAAGGGCAATGTTTACCCCATCGGAAGTGGACTGAAACCTGGAACGTGGTATGTTGGTAAAGTTTAACAATGGGATATCTgggaaaaaagagaggagaatTGTTGCCAATATCAATGATGTAAATAGTCCCATCATGTCAGATTTCAAGCTACTAAAATGATGACATTGAATGCAGAGTTAAGAAGAGGTGCACACTAGTTGGCTGTCCAGTTCACCACTGGACTTGGGTTACCAGACCAAACATGACTGGACTCATTGGGAAGAAGAACTTCACGGCACCTAATAGACCTTGCTAAAAGCTGCTGGAGCCCAAAGCAAAGGTAGGTCTAGACCCCATGTGGCCAAAAGACTCTTTCTCAGGGAGGGACAAGAGCAAGTTCAAGACAGAGGGTGGAAAGAAGGACACTCAAGACTTCTCAAGAAAAAGAATTTTGGGGGCCACAGCACTAGAATCCTCTATCTAGAGGCCATGGGTTCCCCAAACCTTGGGCCATAGCCGAGGGAAAGGGTATGATTTACAGAATGCCACATATAGAACTGCTCCCCCGAAGCCCTGACTCTAAGCTGGGATTGGGACCCCCAGCTCAGTGTGGAAAGAACAAAGCGGAGGGGGAATGTCAGGAAGAACCTGCACGTGCTTCACTTGTTCAACAGCCACATCCTGCTCCTTCCAGAAGCATAGCTCACCTGAGCCCAGCCCTGGAGCCCATGTAAATTGTGTCCCTGCAGTTGGGACACATCCTTGGGTCCCTCCTCTGCTTGGCCTCCTCAGGGACGTGTCTATGGCTGCCTCACACCAGGGTGAGTACTTTTCTAGAACCCAGGGGGTGGGGTGATAAACAGGATGGAGGTGAGACTGGAGAGTGCCTCTGGACAGAGATAGAGTGGACTGTGGAGGAGGGGGACAAAGTGGTGGACAAGGAGAGAGGGTCGGGACTAATGTTTGCTCTAAACCAAGCAGGAACCACCTGGGAAGTGTTATCCCTGTGATCAGATACGGGGGTGATAAGTGACCTAGGACAGCTACAGTACTGCAATGAGTGCGCTGCTGGTGCTGAGCCCATTGCTCTAAGGGAAGCTTTCCCTGACTCTGCAGATCACAAATTTATTATacagatgtatatatacatatatatgtactctctctctctctctctatatatatatatatatatatatcaggatATGACAGCTCTTCTACCAATTCCTGCACAACATTTCTAGATAGATTCAAGTAGTTAGAATTGCAAAGGACTTAACATGTCTTTGAAATGACATGAGATATCCATTCTAGTATTTCAAACAGTGCTTGATTTCTTAGTTCAGCAGTCATTTATTAACCACATAAGAATCAAGAACCGCGGATGACCTTACAGGTACAAAAGTGGAGAAGTCATACTCATTGTCTCCAAGAGGTTTCTGTCACTGTGCATATTCTAGATATCCCTCCCCAACTTTGGGGAAGGATTTCAAACTAAGGAAAAATGGAATGTCTCTGGATCTTAAGTTTCTggatctgtttctattttgtcatTCAGATTTACTGAAATCCCACCAAGATGTCCTGTCAGCACAACCAGCAGCAGTGCCAACCCCCTCCCAAATGCCTCCCAAAGTGTCCCACCCCTGAAGGTCCCCCCAAGTGTCCCCCCAAGTGCCTAGACACCtgtccacctccagcctcttcctgcTGTGGCCCCAGCTGTGGGCATTGCTGAAGCTccagggctgggggctgctgCCTGAGCCGCCACAGGCCCCGCAGGTTCCACCGCCGCAGACACCACAGCCCTGACTGCTGCAGCCAGGCCTCGGGGGGCTCCGGGTGCTGCGGAGGGGGGAGCGGTCAGTCCTCTGGAGGCTGCTGCTGCTGAAGTGGACCCTGAGATAAGAAGTGCAGTTTTCTGTGCAGCACACTGCCGAGGACcttgtctttctcctccttcactTGCTTCTGGGTCTGAGATGTCCAGCAGAACACTCTGAACCTGCAAAGACAGTGCATCCTCCCTGGGGTCCAGAAACTCAAATCCTATCTTGAATCCCCATCCATGGCCTTAGAATCCATCTCTGTGTCTACCCTCACATCCTCAGTAGATAGCCCTTAAGTCACTCATTGTGGTATTTTCTTACAGTGTGTTCTCTGATGTAAAACAATAAGACTGGAGTTTGAGCAACATCTTTGTCTTGAGTTGCCATTGTTCTCCTCTACCCTGTCCTCTGCTGCCGGTGGCCTTGAACCTCAGTGGCCAGAGGGGCACTCTGGCCTAAAATGGGGTGAGTGATGGTGAGAGCGTGAAAGACACAAATGCTCCTAACTCTGTTATGTCCTATGTCATCTGGGCCCTGAAGCAGCATTGATGGGCCAAGTCTCAAATGCCTCTTTGTAAACATAAATTCTTGTTTTCCTGGCCACCTTCAAGGCCCTAACCTGGTCCCTCCATGTTCCTCCTCTTCTCTATACTCATTCTGCTACTCTTGACCCACATCACCAAGGCATTCTTCctgccacacatacacacacacacacacacacacacgatagaaaaagaaaagaaaaaatgaatcaataaataaaagaaaaattaaacatgttTTGAAAATCCATGTTTCCTATCCACCACTTCTGTAATCAGTTTGGTCTCAGGCACATTTGGGTGTGAAAATTGCTTCTGTACTAACCTCCCAGCAAATtctgcttctttcttcctcttccagctTCATTAAATCCTCTACACTTTTTTTCCCAAACACGTTCCCTATGCCACATTTATAGGCTTGTCACTTCACTTCTGAAAAACAGTGTTTTCTACAGAATAATGCACATTCTTATGCATTACTATGCTTAAGGCTcaacagaaaatatttccaacCTAATTTCTAAGGTTCACCATTCATGCTGCCTCATGAAACCTCATGCTCCTGCCACACTGAACAACTCACCCTTAACAAGGTATAACTTAAACTTGTACATCTTGATGCCTTTTAGTCTGGGAAGCAGATTATTGTCTGTAGTTCAGAGGTTACTATCTGTAGTCAGTGTCCAGAATATTTGTGTTCTCAATAAAGAGTAGCTTCTACTGTTATTTTATAAGTGCTTCTACTGCTACTActgttactactactactgctgctattACTAGCAGCATTACCTGCTCTTTCCTCTATCTGAAGTACTCTTCAATTTCTTCTCCACCATCTGGATATTTTGGAGTTCTGTCCCTCCTTGAAGGCCCACCCAAAACACCATCCTTCTAGGAAGACTTATCTAGTCATCTAAGAGTTTCCTCAAGCAGGTGGATATTAAACAATCTGTCTCTACCCTCATATTGAGCAAGCTTAGCTTGTAggatgtaataaaaatataatttttattatatatgacTGTCCTTAAAATTTTACCCAATGAGATGGTCTTCTGATTCATAGGTGATGCCTTGGGAAGGCTTAGTGACTTTATAGCTCTTCCCAAGCAATGTCATTTTTAAGTTGCAAACCTGGTTTCAGTTTGGAAATTAGAATATCCAGTCTGAGAAACAGTCAAAATACCAAACTTGATTTAATGGCACATTTGTCCGTTTCCCTGCTCCTGTGTGCTGGCTGATCACAGAAGGAAAAGGGAGCCTGGTCCTTCTACCCCTGTTTCACACCTGATATTTGTCCTTTTCTCCCAGTTCTCTAAATGCATTTACTGACCCCTGAATGAAGATTAGGGGAAAGGAACACAGTCTCACATGTGGGTGCAATTTTCTTCCAATATTGGATGCAACTAGATAGCAGAATCTAATTTTCTCCATTTGTACAACTTTTGAGATATTTATTCTTAGATATCTCATATTTTTCTTGCTATTAgatatagttctatttttaaaattacattttctgtaaagcattatactccaataaagatgcga encodes:
- the LOC137760651 gene encoding LOW QUALITY PROTEIN: late cornified envelope protein 2B-like (The sequence of the model RefSeq protein was modified relative to this genomic sequence to represent the inferred CDS: substituted 1 base at 1 genomic stop codon), which codes for MSCQHNQQQCQPPPKCLPKCPTPEGPPKCPPKCLDTCPPPASSCCGPSCGHCXSSRAGGCCLSRHRPRRFHRRRHHSPDCCSQASGGSGCCGGGSGQSSGGCCC